The genomic DNA TGCTTGTTTTGAAAACTTAACCATGAAGTATGACATTGTGTATGTGGAATAAAGTCATTGCTGCAAACTTTTAAGCCTCAAAGTTTTTTGTATAGAAttagcaaaatattttattgtaaaaatattgcTCACACAATACTGTATTTGGATCAAACAAAATTGCTGTTATTAGCATATATATTACactgtcaaaataaaataaatgtttcataGTCACttgtattatatgcatacaCAAAAATTGAAAGGATTATCATACACTTTTTGATTAACGGAACTATACAGATTGTATACTTAAACAGTTTAATTCTTGAAAAAGACATGTCTTCAGTATGGACTGTTGTTCATAGTAACAGCCCCTTTGATACACACCACAAAACTACCATACTCATAGAATACACAGCAATAGCACTCTCGTTTAACAGGCTCAGgatcaataaaaattattttatatttaaagaaaatctcTCAGTGATTTGACaattaaatacatacacattacTATCATATTTGCAATGTAAATGATCATAGATTAGCAGATCAATAAATCCATTTTACATTGTACATGCAGTTTTGTTTTACATCAGAAAAAAAGATGCACTTCTTGGAATTTAAAGTGATGATTACTTACAGTTTTTTCATACTGTGTAAACATGTCCATCACTGAAATAAACAGATGAACATTTGAAGTAACTGGCCTCATAACTTCTGCTTCAAATATTAACTTCATTACTTTTCTCTTCAAATCATATGCAGAACTAGCAGTTAAGAATCTAGTCACAAAACCTATAGAAGCAATAGTCTAGAGCTTACACTAGTCTTAATACATCTACCTGTGTTATGAGGTTGAGCATTAGGATCCATTTTAAAACCAAAGTAAGCCTCTCTTATCTATTGTCACGTGGATGAAAATGGTGGGCAGGGCTTCTCTGGAgtcattatattataaatgagTTGAAACAACTCTGAGTATGCTCAGATCGTGTATATTCAGTTTCTATTCGAAgatcaaagaaaaaaagacacaaTTAGTGTCTAATCTTAGCCAAGATTCCTCTATcaaaaagttaatatatatctaacaaTATAGAATATGGAATCAGTCAATGATAAAATGATTGTTCAAGGTTGTATTTACAACAATAAAACTGAGTTATATTATATGGTTAATTAAtggttaaaataaatacaacatagCAAGGTATACATATAGTTTGATTATGAAATAAGTTCATATAAGTATGCTTTTAGAATAAAAAGATATGCCTTCATATTAACACCTTTATGTAGTAAAgagttatatatacaatcaaccatactatatatatatgcaatatgttATTATCAGAACTGCCATATAAAGTAGATGGATTCATCTAGCACCTTTGTGGTATCAAGTAATTGATCACACTCCTAAGGTAAGAACTATAAACCCTTGACTGACAAAATCACAATAGTACTAGATCATTGTAAAAAATGGATTGGTTGCTTTTACCAGTATTACAGAAATTGAGttccatataatatattatgagataatagtaaataccacacagtttttattattaatacacttATTAACAAGTCATATAATAGTACTTATTGTCTGAACTATGAGACTATGCTGTTATTTAGACAAAAGAATTATCATGGATGCCAGACTTGTGTGTCGGGGCTATCACTATGAATTTATATTAGGAAAGACCTCCTAATGCATGCATGGCCTTTCTGAGAAGTCATAGTATTAAACTATATGATGAACTGTTGATTCCATAATTAGAGATTAATAATcacacaatacaaataaaaaaaagtttttagtATGAGATTGTATGGATAACACactcataaaaattatattaatatttcctATATAACACACTCACaatatatagaaatataaagtcattattttgaacattatgTACTGTATTTATCTAAAAGATCaataacttgttttattgttgggCGTTATCAGGATCTTTCTTAATACAAGAGATAATTAACTCAAAAAGAGGTGGAGCTCTAGAACGAACATGTTGAAGCATCTCTTGGAAAACAGGAGGATCAGGAAAACGACAAGTCATTATTTCACAAAGAAGAACACCATAGCTATGGACGTCCATTTTGTTGTTAGCGGATTttggacatgtacatgtacacttgGTACAGACTCAGGAGCACTATATACAAAAGCACCTCTACCACGAGTAACTGCTTGACGAGCTTTATTAGCAGAGCCAAGTCAGATATCTTAGTCTTCCATTTATGAGGACCTTTAGATTCTAGGAGGACATTGGCACTACTTACGTCACGATGTATGATAGGATCAGGTAGACAATGTAAGTAGTTTAGACCTACTGCTACATCACGCATTATAGTCAACAAGACAGCCTCATAGGATGGATCAGGGATGAGTTGTTTGGTCTCATAAGCATTACGTAATATGTATCCATTATCTCAGTAATAATCATAGGATTACCAGATGGATCATCTAACACAGCACCAATAAACTGGAGAAGATTAGGATGACGTAAACTGAGCCATTGTGTTGATCTCACGATGTAATAATTCAAGTGTATCTTCATCAATAATGAGTTCATGCATCTGCTTCACAGCTACTCTCTGTTCTCGAAACATAGCAACTCTAATAGCACCCCATGCACCTCTACCTAATCGTTCATCAGTAAAAGTGACTTCTCTATGACTCACTTTCCAGCTGTCTTCCATAGCAGAAATTTTCCTATGAAGATGATCCATTTCCTCTTGTTTAGTTCCTAGTTCTTTTTGAGTTTGCTCCAATATCTCCTGTAACTGATGATGatcttgtatttgtttttggtgAGCCACATGTAATTTGGAAAGCTGTTCTTGTTGCTGTTGATGAGAATCTTGTAGCTGAGAAAAACTCATTTCGTTGCTGCTGGTGAGCTCTTTGTAATTGAGAAAATTGTTCTTGCTGCTGTTGATGAGAATCTTGTAGCTGAGAAAACTCATTTCGTTGCTGCTGGTGAGCTCTTTGTAATTGAGAAAATTGTTCTTGCTGCTGTTGATGAGTCTCTCGTAGCCGAGAGAAAACTCcttttgttgctgttgatgtTCTTTTTGTAGCAAAgaatattcttcttcttctgttggTGAGCTGTTTGTAACTTAATAAAATCATCATATAGCTGTGAGTGATCTCTCTGTTTCTGTTGATAAGCCTCTTGTAGCTGAAAAAAGTCTTCTTGTATGTGTCTGTGGCGATCTTGTAACTGGGAGAGCTCttcattttgttgttggtgTACCATTTGTAGTTTGGTATACTCCTTTTGTTGCTGTTTGTGGGTCATATCAAGCTTATAATGCTCTTCTTGTTGCTGTTGACGATTTTCTTGTAACTGCATATATTCATCTTGTAACTGAGAGTGTCTTGTTAATTGTTGTTGGTGAATTTCTTCAAGTTGGTAGTATTTGTCCTGATAATGTTTGCTTATCCTTTGTTTCATTGCTGCTTCCTCAGCATCAAAAAATCCTAGTCTTCGAGCATAGTCTGCTATCTGTTCACTAGTCAAATTTTGTTCATCAACCTTAAACTGCTGAGGTTGGAAAGTTTCATTCTCATCACTTTGAACATCAGataattgaaaattaaaggaaCCAGTTGACAGAGCATTATCAAATGATAACGTTTCATCCTAGAgataaaataatgcaaatatcaaTACATTCATTATAAACACTAAGTTCCTAAAATAAcactctatttattatatatttagacTAGCTAACTAGCAGAGTGTACCAGTAGCCCTCAGTCTTTGAAGGGCTATGAATTCCTGCATTTACATATAGAATGTCAAATAAAATTATGGGAAAGGGTCCTCCTACTGAGTTTACAACTCTAGTTAAGTATTTCGTAAATGTACTGCTGAAACTAACTTACCTCAAATCTTGAAAACCATAATTGTATGAGGGACATGTTTTCATTGACAGTTTTCAAGTTGTTTCAAACAGTATGTTGTATCTAGATGTGATACTTTACTCATTAGATCAGGAAATGTAATATCTTGCTGGTCTAACAATGGAGTTAAAAATTCAAACACACCTAATAAGTGATTCATAACAGTTTCATTGTGTTTCATTTGGGCCAGTTATCAATTGGTACTGTTCATGAAATGTGGACAGACGTGGACCCACAAACTGTTTGTCTTGAATAAATTGGTAAACATTAGTGTTATTAGTGACAGCAGAAAACAAACGAAGGCagctaaaaacattttgtttctttcaaaTGTAATGATCGTTTGATGATGTTCACTTTCTGAATGGCTTCATGAGGTGCGAGTTTGACAAGAGCACCTTCAGGTCTTAGTTCCTCTATTATCACCATTATTCTTTGAGGGTGTGGTCTTCAAGGCAGTTTACCAAACCATATTGTTCACAGACATCATAAATACTTTGAATGTGATAAGTAAATTGGAATAGCTCTAATATGGAAAAGGTTCTTTGGAGACTTTGCAGTCCTCTTTCTGATCTCCATTACATCTGAAAACCTTGATAAGATGGAGAACTCTTATCCAGGTCCCATTTTAAGGCTCCTTCAGTgattatatattcatatgtTGCTGTCCCATTCAACATCCTTAACAATAATCTTCAACCCATTCTACAGCTTGTTGTAAAGTTTCAATGGACACGCCATTGACAAGACTTCTTGATTACAGGCAACAGAGAGCGGAGAGCTGCTCTCTTCTACTTCAGTAATTGAGAGTGTTGAGACATTAGTGATTGCTTGCATTCTTTTAAGTAAATACTTCTCAAACATTTCACTTTGATgtagataaaagaaaacaagtgtatcTAGATAAGAGACCAGTGGCTCTATAAAATTTCATGATATCTTCAAGTAGTTGCTGTATGTCTGACAAAGTCATCAGTTTACTAACTTTCAATGTTATATCTTGTCTGGCTCAAACAACCTTGTTGATGGAGGAGGTATAACATTCTTCAGACTTTGGTTTTTAATCATGTTTTGTTCCCCAGGGAATATAACTTTTTTAGATATTACCTCACGGATATGAGGGGGCAATCCAACACCATATTTTGTTAAGAGAGCTGGTAGCGTACAATATTTTACTTCAGGAAACCAGGAACATATCGTAGGAGGAGGTAGACATTTAGCTGCTCAAAGCAATAAGTATAACCGTCGTTAAATTGACAGATGTCTTGAAAATCATCACAAGTGATAGGGCACATACAGCTTGTCCAAGTGCACTTAAAGCAACTTGTTGTTAGCATAGCATAGAATTTCATCATAGTTTAGTTGGTACTGGAGAAACTTGGTCTGCCAAAAACGTAGGACATCCTGAACCTTACAGACCCattgaaaatatttgttaaacatcATCCCAAGGACAGTGTTGGACTTCATCTGGTGGTAATCAGAGAGGAGACATTTTATATCATATAACTTTAGTGT from Gigantopelta aegis isolate Gae_Host unplaced genomic scaffold, Gae_host_genome ctg3363_pilon_pilon, whole genome shotgun sequence includes the following:
- the LOC121392077 gene encoding putative cyclin-dependent serine/threonine-protein kinase DDB_G0272797/DDB_G0274007, with the protein product MVIIEELRPEGALVKLAPHEAIQKDETLSFDNALSTGSFNFQLSDVQSDENETFQPQQFKVDEQNLTSEQIADYARRLGFFDAEEAAMKQRISKHYQDKYYQLEEIHQQQLTRHSQLQDEYMQLQENRQQQQEEHYKLDMTHKQQQKEYTKLQMVHQQQNEELSQLQDRHRHIQEDFFQLQEAYQQKQRDHSQLYDDFIKLQTAHQQKKKNILCYKKNINSNKRSFLSATRDSSTAARTIFSITKSSPAATK